Proteins encoded together in one Schistocerca americana isolate TAMUIC-IGC-003095 chromosome 8, iqSchAmer2.1, whole genome shotgun sequence window:
- the LOC124544962 gene encoding uncharacterized protein LOC124544962 yields the protein MKRLLVFTAAIATAIAVTQRPRHAADATGDPSCAGNVAVTRLPQTEPNGSHDVHISQHESVDTGHERSSTKQKTHVADREKERNSNLHTARKTVPHIGNPTNQNDDHQRPRVLRKGHRRYKRPIMRKTSLSWETDSVVQTNNPPLQPSSAQFITSYRNTYKFPPENHNVTDSSYLQKSSSSTRDGRHRYVQQLHHAESRNDNVSEANYIEISSQKSDTGAINDDIATYTLPGSKIVPEDRVSQKVRNQKSRLPVYANDRQRQPLTDGVLKQNEKLRDKNHNVFHMRKSSEQNKSVLSNKSSYNSYIDPLSHELGDEVPAVSVINHQSPGGSLHIGDVGRSRVMNETHHLAPSLETERKSASYANQELHSGSGINLKSMKMLLEPVVAKPVAPQTARHTDNVGLEDENHTEGSTVPEDLPDYSKETPLQQFPEQPKDAANPLEARSQEGNHITNTMHKLRHERRRRILGRHQTNTSKRLNLTSEQRNGSHSLNVSHPTYNIFNFYGPVIITGGALLPVSSNDSSSSSYESGALSNGSYNPSNVLYIADKEAVSTQTSNVAKNFNYSSLANNGMTMVFLPTRLANRLLLQSYNHETDGSVLNAGRSRGIDVNSARSLHNGPFNQPTTSSHFDNPSPHTGGEISLPSAWSDDPHQDTAAHNNGVSEHNIGTVNVSANMGNDLSISGAGTMGFSGTESGSAPGKPYNVYPDSNVLSAEASLPPYTGLSGQESQIPYSVSSTERTTNHDSPFTGYDNSTVSPNTNAGIWSTDDRNKIIMNFDEPSTPEIGTSVGALVAGSLPNQGFHSGSVPADTSFTGYDNSIGSPNTNAGMWSSDDRNKIIMNFDGPSTTEIGTGVGASVAGSLPNQGSHSGSLPGDTSFTAPGTRQERGWKIRGRIGFEWNPELSGITDGRMLTTPPENAWNDPWGNYGTSYDPTMGAQIYGWRGPPQPYWQHYNALYPFRNQVYGGYSATGGFVPPPYASHGRSAGRAGSMWIEGDIWRDYTHGEPDYTTSQDGQPTTYYGPGASSFFGEGDVNYSPTKPRSRKPLSHTGASLVGGVPIGAARRTPSGRYAGQRPTHSNQYYGPRPLGGSYNPNLLHSLG from the coding sequence GAGCTGTGCTGGCAATGTTGCAGTTACCCGCCTACCACAGACGGAACCGAATGGTAGTCATGATGTACACATCTCACAGCATGAATCGGTGGATACAGGTCACGAACGCAGCTCAACGAAACAAAAAACGCATGTGGCAGACCGAGAGAAGGAAAGAAATAGTAACCTCCACACAGCAAGGAAAACCGTGCCCCATATCGGTAATCCAACAAACCAGAATGACGATCACCAGCGACCGAGAGTTTTACGAAAGGGGCACAGAAGATACAAACGACCAATAATGAGGAAAACCTCCTTGTCTTGGGAAACAGATTCTGTGGTACAGACAAATAATCCCCCCCTTCAACCGAGCTCCGCACAGTTTATCACATCATATCGGAACACTTACAAATTTCCTCCAGAGAACCACAACGTAACAGACTCTTCTTATCTACAGAAAAGTTCCAGTTCAACTCGAGATGGACGGCATCGATACGTACAGCAACTACATCATGCTGAGTCACGTAATGACAATGTTAGTGAAGCTAATTATATAGAGATATCTTCACAGAAATCAGATACGGGAGCGATCAACGATGACATTGCTACTTATACCTTGCCTGGCTCAAAAATTGTACCCGAAGACAGAGTGTCACAAAAAGTCAGAAATCAGAAAAGTCGACTACCAGTGTACGCAAACGACAGGCAACGACAGCCCCTAACAGATGGGGtactgaaacaaaatgaaaaattgcgTGATAAAAATCATAATGTCTTTCATATGAGGAAATCATCGGAGCAAAATAAAAGTGTTCTCTCGAACAAGTCTTCGTACAATAGCTACATCGATCCACTTTCTCACGAATTGGGTGATGAAGTGCCTGCAGTCTCCGTAATCAATCACCAATCACCAGGAGGATCCTTACATATTGGGGACGTAGGGAGGTCACGAGTAATGAATGAAACACATCACTTGGCCCCGTCATTGGAGACAGAACGTAAAAGTGCTTCCTACGCTAATCAGGAGCTACACTCAGGCTCAGGTATAAACTTGAAATCCATGAAAATGTTATTAGAGCCAGTGGTAGCGAAACCAGTGGCCCCCCAAACGGCACGACATACAGATAATGTTGGATTGGAAGACGAAAATCATACAGAGGGGAGTACTGTCCCCGAAGATCTCCCAGATTATTCGAAGGAAACTCCACTCCAACAGTTCCCAGAGCAACCGAAAGACGCTGCTAATCCCTTAGAAGCAAGAAGTCAAGAAGGAAATCACATAACCAATACTATGCACAAATTAAGACATGAGAGGAGACGCAGAATATTGGGCCGACATCAGACCAACACTTCGAAACGTCTGAACCTAACGTCTGAACAAAGAAACGGCTCTCACTCTCTTAACGTCAGCCACCCCACttataatattttcaatttttatgggCCTGTTATTATTACAGGTGGAGCACTGCTCCCAGTAAGTTCAAACGATTCTTCTTCATCATCCTACGAAAGTGGCGCACTTAGTAATGGCAGCTACAATCCCAGTAATGTCCTTTACATTGCCGACAAAGAAGCAGTTTCCACTCAAACTTCGAATGTCGCAAAAAATTTCAATTATAGTAGTTTAGCAAACAATGGAATGACCATGGTTTTTCTCCCTACTAGACTTGCTAATAGATTACTTCTACAGAGCTATAATCACGAAACTGACGGTTCAGTTCTAAATGCGGGGAGAAGTCGTGGAATTGATGTTAACTCAGCTAGGAGTCTACACAATGGACCATTCAATCAACCAACCACCTCTTCACACTTTGACAATCCATCTCCTCATACAGGAGGTGAAATTAGCCTTCCctctgcctggtcggacgatccACACCAGGACACTGCAGCCCACAACAATGGGGTATCTGAACACAACATTGGTACAGTAAATGTGTCGGCAAATATGGGAAATGACCTTTCCATCTCTGGAGCAGGCACTATGGGTTTCAGTGGCACAGAATCCGGCAGTGCACCAGGTAAACCGTATAATGTTTATCCTGACAGTAATGTGTTAAGTGCAGAAGCGAGTTTACCTCCATATACTGGTCTATCTGGTCAAGAAAGCCAGATTCCGTATAGTGTGAGCTCCACAGAAAGAACTACGAATCATGATTCACCTTTCACAGGATATGATAATAGCACTGTTAGTCCCAACACGAATGCAGGAATTTGGTCTACTGATGATAGGAACAAAATTATAATGAACTTTGATGAACCAAGTACACCTGAAATTGGAACCAGTGTTGGGGCACTGGTTGCAGGTAGCCTGCCAAACCAAGGATTCCATTCCGGATCTGTACCTGCTGACACATCGTTCACAGGATATGATAATAGCATTGGTAGTCCCAACACGAATGCAGGAATGTGGTCCAGTGACGATAGAAACAAAATTATAATGAACTTTGATGGACCAAGTACAACCGAAATTGGAACCGGTGTTGGGGCATCGGTTGCAGGTAGCTTGCCAAACCAAGGATCCCATTCCGGATCTCTACCTGGTGACACATCATTCACTGCTCCTGGCACTCGACAAGAAAGGGGATGGAAGATACGAGGTCGCATTGGTTTCGAATGGAACCCAGAGCTTTCTGGGATCACTGATGGTAGGATGTTGACCACACCACCAGAAAATGCATGGAATGATCCATGGGGAAATTATGGGACTTCCTACGATCCTACAATGGGAGCACAAATTTATGGCTGGAGAGGTCCACCACAACCTTACTGGCAACACTATAATGCACTTTATCCATTCAGGAATCAAGTATATGGAGGCTACAGTGCAACTGGGGGATTCGTGCCACCTCCATATGCTTCACATGGGAGATCAGCAGGTAGAGCAGGTTCTATGTGGATAGAGGGTGACATCTGGAGAGATTATACCCATGGAGAGCCTGATTACACTACATCTCAAGATGGCCAACCAACGACATACTACGGACCGGGTGCTTCATCATTTTTTGGAGAGGGGGATGTTAATTATTCACCAACAAAGCCTCGCAGTAGGAAACCACTGTCTCACACTGGTGCCAGCTTAGTAGGAGGCGTCCCCATTGGAGCAGCCAGAAGAACACCAAGTGGGCGGTACGCTGGTCAACGCCCCACTCATAGCAATCAGTATTATGGACCGCGGCCACTAGGTGGAAGCTACAATCCAAATTTATTGCATTCGCTGGGATAA